From Cumulibacter manganitolerans:
GGATCGAGGGCGGCCCGGCGGCGAGCCGTCAGCAGCTGGGTGGCGACGACCCCGACGGCGCCCACGGAGGTGGCGAACGCGGTGGCTGCCGCACCGAGGGCGATCGAGCGGGCGAGCTGCTGGGGATTCATGTCGCGTCTCCGTCCTGGGCGGGAGCCGCCGGCGTCCGCTCCACGACCTCGGCGACGGACAGGTCCGCGACGAGGTCCGGCAGCGCCGGTCGATCGGGACCGCGGCGCGGGATGGGCAGCGGGACCGGCAGCAGCCGGGCCAGCCGGGCGCGGTGGATTCGTCGCCCGTCGAGGGTCGTGAGCTGGTCGGCGGTGACCTCCGAGCCGGTCTCCTGGGACGACTGAGCCGCGGCCTGCGCGACGCTCTGGCGACGCCGCTTGAGCGCGCGGTCGCGGATGTCGCTGCGCGAGATCGGCCAGTAGCCCAGCGCGTCGGCCACCGACGGCAGCACGACCGATGCCGCGGTGGCGTAGCCGGCCGCGGACGGGTGGAAGCCGTCCTCGCTCCACAGCTCGCGGTAGGTCGCGAACGCCGGCCCGAGCGACGAGCCGAGCGCGACGGTGCGGCCGCCGGCCTGGATGACCGCGACGATCTGAGCGGCCGCCATGTCGCGGCTCCACTTGCGCGCGAAGCTGCGCAGCGGCTGCGGGATCGGCCGCACGGTGCCCAGGTCGGGGCACGTCGCGACGACCACCTCGACGCCGTGCGCGCGCAGCCGGGTGACCACCTCGCCCAGGTACCGGCAGGCCACCGCGGGCTTCGTGCGGGCGGTGACGTCGTTCGCGCCGATCATGATGACCGCGACGTCTGGCTTCT
This genomic window contains:
- a CDS encoding SGNH/GDSL hydrolase family protein, encoding MGVRARQIAGAAGLLGASATGVGAAASALLLSEARSARRRVERFTPVDDPPTGNGIWGEGSGEPIVLAMMGDSSAVGLGVDDVTETPGVLIAAGLSRLAGRRVRLTRVAVSGAGSRHLDQQVTDVLPEKPDVAVIMIGANDVTARTKPAVACRYLGEVVTRLRAHGVEVVVATCPDLGTVRPIPQPLRSFARKWSRDMAAAQIVAVIQAGGRTVALGSSLGPAFATYRELWSEDGFHPSAAGYATAASVVLPSVADALGYWPISRSDIRDRALKRRRQSVAQAAAQSSQETGSEVTADQLTTLDGRRIHRARLARLLPVPLPIPRRGPDRPALPDLVADLSVAEVVERTPAAPAQDGDAT